The following coding sequences are from one Dreissena polymorpha isolate Duluth1 chromosome 8, UMN_Dpol_1.0, whole genome shotgun sequence window:
- the LOC127841600 gene encoding WAP four-disulfide core domain protein 18-like, producing the protein MKVLLCVALTLVVIGAQPYRRDKPGFCPPAEDVGVCANLCNSDESCPSNQKCCSHGCGRSCQVPTKLNCAAVLCQRPTCNNSVRPPGQCCGVCYGPRY; encoded by the exons ATGAAGGTGTTGTTGTGCGTTGCATTGACCCTGGTTGTCATTGGAGCCCAACCATATCGAAGAG ACAAGCCCGGTTTCTGCCCACCAGCTGAAGACGTTGGAGTCTGCGCTAACCTTTGCAACTCTGATGAAAGTTGCCCTAGTAACCAAAAGTGCTGCAGCCACGGCTGCGGTCGAAGCTGTCAAGTGCCAACCAAAC TCAACTGTGCAGCGGTGCTTTGTCAAAGACCAACCTGTAACAACTCCGTCCGACCCCCGGGCCAGTGTTGTGGAGTTTGCTACGGACCTCGATACTAG
- the LOC127841601 gene encoding waprin-Thr1-like, whose translation MKVLCVAFILVVVGAQQYRRDKPGFCPRNDSIGPCINLCSSDDSCPGNLKCCRSGCGRSCMEPIKGDCSAVNCPRPSCSNPVRPPGQCCAVCRY comes from the exons ATGAAGGTGTTATGCGTTGCATTTATCCTGGTTGTCGTTGGAGCCCAGCAATATCGAAGAG ACAAGCCCGGTTTCTGCCCACGAAATGATAGCATCGGACCCTGCATTAATCTGTGCTCCTCTGATGACAGTTGCCCTGGTAACTTAAAGTGCTGCCGCAGTGGCTGTGGTCGTAGCTGTATGGAGCCTATCAAAG GCGACTGTTCAGCTGTGAATTGTCCAAGACCAAGCTGTAGCAACCCCGTCCGCCCACCCGGCCAGTGCTGCGCAGTCTGTCGATACTAG